The window TAAGAAGCCCCGAATCCAATCTGAGGCCAGATTCTTGCGGCTGACTTTTCACCGCGAGCTACAAACAGCTTGGACTGGGCTTCAGCCTGTGCAGATTGGATGCCCGAGGTAACAACAGCGACCGTATCCGCGTGGATTGCGGGAATTTCGGGAATGCTGGCATGATCCGGCGTGATGGAAGTTTTGGGCAGACCAGTAAGCGATACGAGCTGGCTTGTCAGATTGTCAGCTCTCGCCTGCAGGTGGATGAGTTTGAGCTTGAGCTGGGCTACGATCAACTTGACATCCAAAAGTTGACTGAGGGGATCAACGCCTGCGTCGGTACGCTGCTGTTCGATGTCGATCAGGCGGTCCGCAAGAGCTTGCTGCTGGCGAGAGGCTTCCAGCTCTCTCGCAACTGTGTCCAGTTCGATGTAGGCCGTCGAGGCATCAAGAGCGACTTGCTCTTTTTCGTCGCTGAGCCTGAGCGTTGCGGCCTGAATACCGGCACGGGCCGCTTTAATGTACTGCCCCTGAGGGACACTGTAGGCCAGCGCTTGCATGGACGCATTGGCAATCGACGGCTGCCCGGTTGGAAAACCAATGGACGGAGGCCCGATGCTGGAGCCGATCACAAGATTTGGGACGTATGCATCCTGAGTCTCGGAGAGTGCCGCTTCGGCCTTGCGGACGTCCGCGTCCGCCAATTTGACCGCGCTGCTGTTGCGCTGGGCAAGATTAACTATGGTCCCGAGCGAAATCTGAGCCGGTGCAACGACTGGCGCCATCGCGAGCGCAATTGCAAACAACAGACCGCTGGTCCGGTTGAGCGGGAGTTGGGAGCGGCGCGAATTGTAACTGGCTTTCACTTGCAATGATTCGTTCAAAGCTTGAGGTCCTGCGCCGGTTTGTATTCGTGGGCGAGAGACAGCGCCGCTTCCCGTTCGCGTTCCGCGCCGGATGCGTCGCCCATCTGCTTGCGGAGTTTGGCGAGGCGAACGAGGGCGTCGACGGCGGGAGCTTCTTCGGTCTTGTCTGGCGAGGCGATGTAGCTCTCGAAGAGTTTGACGGCGAGTTCCGGCTCGCGATTGGCCCGGGCGAGGATCGTTGCGCCGTTGTAAAGGGCTACGGCGGCGTGATGGTCATGGGCCGCGGCAGCCTCGCCGCTCTTCACTGCTGCTTCCATTTCGGGCCAACGCTCGTGGCGGCGGTAGAAGCTGGCCAGGGCCATCCATTGGAATGCTGGATGGTTGGCGTGGGAGATTGCGGTCTTGAACTCCTGCTCGGCGGCATCGAGATCCTTGTTCTTTTCGGCGAGTCCGCCGCGCATCTGGTGACCGCGTGCCGGGTCCAGAGCTTCCATCTGTTTGGCCACGCCTTCAGCCTTGTCCATTCCGCCGCCGACGGCTCCAGGCGCCTCTTCGTAGAACTCGCCCAGATCGGTCAGCGCATCCTGATCGTGCGGATCGAGCCTGACGGCGATTTCAAACTCTTCCCGCGTCTTTTTCGCCAGGGAGAATGCGCTCAGGAAGGAAGCGCGGCTGGCACGCTCGCCAAGGGCTCGTCCGAACCAGAGATGATAGCGGGCATTTTGGGGGCTGATCTGCACGGCCTTTTCGCAATGGCTGGCGGCCTGGTCAAACTGCTGCAGCGTGTATTCGACACGACAGAGCAGATTGCTCGCTTCCGCGCTGCGGGCGTCTGCGCTGAGAGCCTCGCGGAGCAAGGTAGCTGCCTCGTCGGCTTTGCCGGATTGCAAATCAGCGATGGCTGTGGCCAGAGGCGCATCAGATGCATTCGACGCGCGCGCTGCTGGACCTGCGAATAGAGCGGCCAGCAGCAGGAAAGCCGGAAGCTTCGACCGATGGCCGGTGTCCCGGCCGGTACGAGAACGCGTTGCTGCCTGGGTTACAGCACTCACCGGACAACCTTCACTGGAACTCCCTCTTCGAGAGGCAGGCCATTCAAGCTGCTGGTGGCAACAACATCGCCATCCTTCAGACCGGCGGTGATGGCTACCTGGGTGAGGTTGATCGTGCCGGTCGTCACCGGTGTCCGCACAAGGCTGTCACTCACAACACGGTATACGTAATACTTGCCGTTTTCGACGTGCAGCGATTCACGGGGAACGGTGAGGATATTCGGCTCGCTGGATGTTGTGACGGTGACTGTGACGTGGGTATCGGGCAGGAGGCCGGGATTGGCGTCCGCGTCGTCGATCGTTACCAGGACTTCGCCGACGTTGCGGGTATTGAAGGTCACGATGGTAGAGGGAACGAGGGAGATGTGACCGTGCCACTCCTTGCCCTGACGGGCATCCCAGACGATGGTGATCTTCTGGCCGACGGCGAGGTTTCCGATTTCCGGTTCATCGAAGTAGGCACGAACACGGAGCTTCTTGAGATCGGTCATCTGTAGGAGCAGCTTGCCGTCCTCGACAAAGTCAGAGCGTCCGACGGGAATGGAATAGACGGTGCCGTCGATGGGGGCCCGGTAGGAGGTGCGTTCCAGAACGTCGCGCGCGGCAGTCAGATTGGCCTGAGCATCGGCAACCGCCGAGCGGGAGCGCTCCATCTCGGCGGGCGAATAGCGGGTCTGCTGACGGGCCTGGAGCGCGGCAAGACCATCCTGGGCGATCGATACGCGTTCCTGCGCCGCGGCCACTTCGCTCGCCGATGCGGCGCCCGTCGCCTGCAGTTTCTGAAGCGCGGCCAGTTCGCGCTGCGACGCGGCCAAATCGATTTGGGCACGCGAGACATTCGCGCCAAGCGATTGCCGCTCTTCGAGTGTCCCTCCCTGTTTCGTCGCTTCATATGTAGCTTCGGCGCTGCGAAGGGCGCTTTCGGCGGTGGCGACGCGGGCCCGGGCGGCGACGTCGTCCAATTGCATGAGCAGTTGACCCGCCTTGACGTGATCTCCCTGCTGGACATAGACCTCACGAACCGAAGTCGCGAGAGGGCTATGGAATTCGTAGTTCTGGATGGGTTCGACGAGACCGTTGGTGGGAACGGTGCTGAAAAGCTCCGACCGAACAGCCGTCGCGACGTGCACCGGCATGCGGTCGCGGGTCATGGCGCGAGCAACGAAAAATACAACTACCAGCAGCACTCCTGCCGCGATCCACAACCAAAGCCGACTTGTCTGCCTGTTTGCCTCTGCCATGCGAACGACGAATCCTGAAGTGTCTGTTATTGCGAGGGTTGCTGGTGCGCCAGTGAAAGGTCAGCCGAAAGCCAGTATATAGGACTCAGTTCTTGGGATTTTGACTCACGAGATGTTAGGGACCATGCGGAATACGGGTGGACGAAGCTCCGCCAGACCTCGAAAAGTACCTACAGACCGGGAATCAGGGCCAGATCCCGACCTGTCGAGCGATGAGCGGATGGGTGTCCGGCGTCTCATATGGAAGTAAAATGGAGGTATGGCACTTGAACAGCGTTACACCGACGAGCACGCAAAGGCAGGGCTCGACTTCCCTTTTCCGGCCATTGAAACGTGGCCAAATCAGTTTCCCGGTTATGAGATTCAAATTGACGACCCGGAGTTTACTTCGGTCTGCCCCAAGACGGGCCTGCCGGATTTCGGCGTATTGACCTTGCGGTATATGCCGCGGGAACGCTGCGCGGAATTGAAATCGCTGAAAGAATACCTATTTTGCTATCGCAATCTCGGAATCTTCCAGGAAAACGTGGTGAACCAGGTGCTCGAAGACCTCGTGAAGGCGTGCGACCCGGTCTGGGCGGTGATTAAGGGAGATTTTCGGCCTCGCGGGGGAATTTCGACGACTGTTGAAGCGCGATGGCCACGTCCACAATCCTGAGAAGGCGGCTGCGCCTCCGCGAATGTTTTTTCCCAAAATGAGTGATAGAGTGGCGATGTGCAACAGCTGCTCGCCATTGCCGCACTATTGTTCTGGCCCGGTTTTGCCCTCGCTCAGCAGACCGTCTCGTTTCCGACTGAGGACGGGGGCGTGATCTTCGCCGATATGTATGGGAGCGGGGACCGGGGCGTGGTGCTGGCGCACGGTGGCCGGTTCAACAAGGAGAGTTGGAAGCCCCAGGCTGAGCGATTGACTGCGGCTGGATTTCGGGTGCTCGCGATCGATTTCCGGGGCTATGGCATGTCTCACGGGCCGGGAGACAAGGATTTCTTTCATGCGCCGTTCCAGTTCGATGTGCTGGCGGCTGTGCGGTATCTCCGCGCTGCGGGCGCGAAGAGCGTGTCTGTAGTGGGTGGGAGTTTCGGCGGTTCGGCGGCAGGCGATGCGTCGATCGCTTCGCGACCGGGCGAGATTGAGCGGATTGTGATGCTGGGTGGGGCGCCGAATGGCCCTGCTGAAAAGCTCAAATCTGCTTCGCTGTTTATTGTGGCCCGGGATGACGCGAACGATGATGGTCTGCGGCTGCCAGGAATCCGGAGGCAGTTTGAGACGGCTCCGGAGCCGAAGAGGCTGATAGTCCTGGATGGTTCGGCGCACGCGCAATTTCTCTTCCAGACCGATCTGGCTGGGCGGGTCATGCAAGAGATTCTGGACTTTTTGAACGGGAAAGTACCGGAGTGAGCGTGCTGAGCGAGTCGCAGTTGATCCGCCCTCGGCGGACTCGGATGGCCCGCGGCGCGCTGGTGGCGCTGGTGCTGCTCACGGCGCTGAATCTTCTCAATTACATCGATCGCTATATATTGCCTGGGGCGCAGCCTCTGATCCAGGCGGATTTTCATGCGACGGATGAGCAGATGGGGGCGCTGACGACGGCGCTGTTCATCACCTATATGCTCACTGCCCCCTGCACCGGCTGGCTGGGAGACCGGTTTCGCCGCAAGCCGCTGATTGTCGCGGGAGCCGTGCTCTGGAGCCTGGCGACGCTGTTTACCTACTTCGTGCATGACTACTGGTCGCTGTACTTTCGCCATGCGCTGGTGGGGGTTGGAGAGGCGACTTTTGGAATTTTCGCGCCTGCGGTGCTTTCGGATTTTTTTCCCGCCCGGGATCGAAACCGGATTCTGTCGATCTTTTACCTTGCGATTCCTGTCGGTGCGGCGCTCGGATACCTGATCGGCGGGCAGCTTGGCGCGCGGTATGGCTGGCGGACGCCGTTCTTCGTCGGTGCAATTCCGGGGCTGCTAATAGCC is drawn from Acidicapsa acidisoli and contains these coding sequences:
- a CDS encoding alpha/beta hydrolase, with the translated sequence MQQLLAIAALLFWPGFALAQQTVSFPTEDGGVIFADMYGSGDRGVVLAHGGRFNKESWKPQAERLTAAGFRVLAIDFRGYGMSHGPGDKDFFHAPFQFDVLAAVRYLRAAGAKSVSVVGGSFGGSAAGDASIASRPGEIERIVMLGGAPNGPAEKLKSASLFIVARDDANDDGLRLPGIRRQFETAPEPKRLIVLDGSAHAQFLFQTDLAGRVMQEILDFLNGKVPE
- a CDS encoding TolC family protein, whose protein sequence is MNESLQVKASYNSRRSQLPLNRTSGLLFAIALAMAPVVAPAQISLGTIVNLAQRNSSAVKLADADVRKAEAALSETQDAYVPNLVIGSSIGPPSIGFPTGQPSIANASMQALAYSVPQGQYIKAARAGIQAATLRLSDEKEQVALDASTAYIELDTVARELEASRQQQALADRLIDIEQQRTDAGVDPLSQLLDVKLIVAQLKLKLIHLQARADNLTSQLVSLTGLPKTSITPDHASIPEIPAIHADTVAVVTSGIQSAQAEAQSKLFVARGEKSAARIWPQIGFGASYNRDATSLNNYNLYYTSRTGVKPKADNFSAGFQIQIPIYDLIRKAKARESAADALRATAEAEQAQRQNDVQIANLSGSLRELDTLAEIASLKQQIAAEQVKTVQTELQNGNGSAAGPNAAPQLSPKAEQQARIDESQRTIESLDAGFDLAKARLSLLRALGHMEDWLHELQLPEPAAVTK
- the queF gene encoding preQ(1) synthase yields the protein MALEQRYTDEHAKAGLDFPFPAIETWPNQFPGYEIQIDDPEFTSVCPKTGLPDFGVLTLRYMPRERCAELKSLKEYLFCYRNLGIFQENVVNQVLEDLVKACDPVWAVIKGDFRPRGGISTTVEARWPRPQS
- a CDS encoding tetratricopeptide repeat protein — its product is MSAVTQAATRSRTGRDTGHRSKLPAFLLLAALFAGPAARASNASDAPLATAIADLQSGKADEAATLLREALSADARSAEASNLLCRVEYTLQQFDQAASHCEKAVQISPQNARYHLWFGRALGERASRASFLSAFSLAKKTREEFEIAVRLDPHDQDALTDLGEFYEEAPGAVGGGMDKAEGVAKQMEALDPARGHQMRGGLAEKNKDLDAAEQEFKTAISHANHPAFQWMALASFYRRHERWPEMEAAVKSGEAAAAHDHHAAVALYNGATILARANREPELAVKLFESYIASPDKTEEAPAVDALVRLAKLRKQMGDASGAEREREAALSLAHEYKPAQDLKL
- a CDS encoding efflux RND transporter periplasmic adaptor subunit, producing the protein MAEANRQTSRLWLWIAAGVLLVVVFFVARAMTRDRMPVHVATAVRSELFSTVPTNGLVEPIQNYEFHSPLATSVREVYVQQGDHVKAGQLLMQLDDVAARARVATAESALRSAEATYEATKQGGTLEERQSLGANVSRAQIDLAASQRELAALQKLQATGAASASEVAAAQERVSIAQDGLAALQARQQTRYSPAEMERSRSAVADAQANLTAARDVLERTSYRAPIDGTVYSIPVGRSDFVEDGKLLLQMTDLKKLRVRAYFDEPEIGNLAVGQKITIVWDARQGKEWHGHISLVPSTIVTFNTRNVGEVLVTIDDADANPGLLPDTHVTVTVTTSSEPNILTVPRESLHVENGKYYVYRVVSDSLVRTPVTTGTINLTQVAITAGLKDGDVVATSSLNGLPLEEGVPVKVVR